In Nilaparvata lugens isolate BPH chromosome 5, ASM1435652v1, whole genome shotgun sequence, the following proteins share a genomic window:
- the LOC111051759 gene encoding ESF1 homolog, whose protein sequence is MTKNGVESENEFDVDDPEEVTKEVKPKANSLSASRRQSTRVRVSRVPVVVDTGSTDEDLSDDSDDFERLQPARKRGSAGKRTGGGGGGRSRGRPAKSARVSSSSATASNGQADPDPETAGSDDNSNASDNEPTSTTLTHSTTFQSGSFVVSKKDFKKLTDPPLWKIDGKALLQKYIPFQLDGKTHYKNTSVYSGWSAATKVKYYPCTVVFNKRTKRENVLEFVRDKIVVDENYVCSESEAEGDVEDDDEERNDGAEVANGTGKQIKDKGSDEDNDQDDQQDNEDEEEEGEEDGDYEDNDDNGEKEKDEVKESDDKPKE, encoded by the exons ATGACGAAAAATGGAGTGGAGTCGGAAAATGAATTTGATGTTGATGATCCAGAAGAAGTTACAAAAGAAGTAAAACCCAAG GCGAATTCGTTGTCCGCCAGTCGACGCCAGTCGACTCGCGTGCGTGTGTCGAGAGTGCCGGTTGTGGTGGACACGGGGTCGACCGACGAAGACCTGTCTGACGACAGCGACGACTTTGAGCGCCTGCAACCGGCTCGCAAGAGGGGGTCGGCGGGGAAGCGGACCGGGGGCGGGGGCGGCGGCCGCAGCAGAGGCAGGCCGGCCAAGAGTGCGCGCGTCTCCTCCAGCTCAGCAACAGCCTCTAACGGCCAGGCCGATCCCGACCCAGAGACGGCCGGCTCCGACGACAACAGCAACGCATCCGACAATGAGCCCACTTCCACCACGCTCACCCACTCG aCAACTTTTCAATCCGGATCTTTTGTGGTGTCCAAGAAAGATTTCAAGAAGCTCACTGATCCTCCACTTTGGAAAATTGATGGCAAGGCTCTGCTCCAAAAGTACATTCCATTTCAGCTTGATGGCAAAACtcattataaaaacacttcGGTG TATTCCGGTTGGTCGGCTGCTACCAAAGTGAAGTACTATCCATGTACGGTTGTCTTCAATAAACGAACTAAAAGAGAGAATGTTCTTGAATTTGTCAGGGATAAAATTGTTGT GGATGAAAACTATGTGTGTTCAGAATCGGAGGCAGAAGGCGACGTGGAAGACGACGATGAAGAACGAAATGATGGAGCAGAAGTCGCTAATGGCACTGGCAAACAAATTAAGGATAAAGGTAGCGATGAGGACAACGATCAAGATGACCAACAAGAcaatgaagatgaagaggaggagggggaggaggatgGAGATTACGAAGATAATGATGACAACGGCgagaaagaaaaagatgaagtcAAAGAAAGCGATGACAAACCCAAAGAATAA